Genomic window (Jeotgalibaca ciconiae):
TTTATCGGTCATTTTTATCGTTCCTTTCTTACTTGCTAATGTTTTATCGATTGTCTGCAGTAGTTGATCCAGTTGTTGCCTTTTTGCCAGCAGCTGTTTTCTATGATTTTTTAAAGACGTTACGCTATCAAAGTTGTCATCATCCAAAATATTTTTTATTTCTTCCAACGGCAGTTCCAACTCCCTGAAAAATAGAATCTGTTGCAATCTTTCAATTTCTTCCTCTCCATAAATACGATAGCCGGAAGAATTAACTCGCTTTGGTTTCAATAAATTGATTGAGTCATAATAACGAAGCGTGCGGCTGCTGACAGAAGCTAACTGACTTAATTTTTTGATGGTATATTCCATTCACGTACCTCCCTATTGCTATAATAGACCTTTACGTAACGTCAAGGTCAAGTGTTTTGAAAAAAATTATTATGAAATTTTGTAATTAGATGGATTATTCCGTCTAGTGAGTTGCAGTTTGAGCAGCATTAGATGGAATTACATTCTATTCTCATCTAGTGGATTCCCGAAAATGATACTACTGAACGGAATAACAGTTTTTTCCGTCTAGTGGCGACTTTAAAGGGGCTTCAGTGGATTAAATACTCTCTTACTACTTGAGGTAGACTAAAATACTGGAGACAGAAAAAAGACAGCTCCGGAGAACTGTCTTTTGTTTATTATTCATTTAAATTATCTTGCTACGCGAACAGCGAAGCTTGGAGTGAAGTATTGTGTACTGTTTACTTCTACAACGCCGCCTTCGTCAGGAGCATGGATGTATTGACCATTTCCTAGAGCGATTGCCACATGATATGGGCTGCCTTTTGGTCCCCAGAATAGTAGGTCACCAGCTTGTGCTTGTGATACAGAGATTTGTGTTCCCGCATATTGTTGAGGACCTGTCCAGCCGCCAATTTCGATTCCGTATGCTTCACGGAATACATATGCTGTAAATCCAGAACAGTCAAAACCACTTGGTGTTTTTCCACCCCACACATAAGGTACGCCTAGATATTTATAGGCTACACTAACTACATCACCAGTTGGCGCTGAAATTGTCGGAGCAGCTGGCTTTTCTTCAACTTTTTCAACAGGAGTTGAAGGAGCTGGTGCTGAAGGTTGTGAAACCTCAGTCGTTACCTCAGTATTCACTGTAGTATTTGTAGTATTGTTCGTTTGTGTTGGCGCTGTTACTGTTGGAGTTTGGTTTGATGCAACTTCAACTACTGACTCTTGTGCAGCTTCTTCAGCAGCTTTAGCTGCTTCAGCTTCTGCTAATAATGCAGCTTCCGCTGCAGCAATTGCTGCTTCTTCTGCAAGCCTTTGACGTTCTGCTTCTTCAGCAGCACGACGATCAGCTTCTTCTTTTTCTGCGATAGATCTTTGACGATCTTCTTCTGCAGTTGCTTTTTCAGCACTTAAAGCAGCTAATGCACTTTCTTGCTCAATATTTTTTACTTCTAATTGCCCTTTTAATTCTTCAAGCTCATATGTCATTGACATAATATCATTTAACTTTTCTTCAGATTCGACTTTTTTATCTTCCACTGCTTGTTGATCTTGAACTTGTTGCTCTACTAAATCTTTGTTAGCAGAAACCATTGTTGTAACTACGTCTACTCGAGAGATTAAGTCTGTCAAAGATTCTGAAGCAAAAATAAAGTTCATATAATTTGTGTTTGATCCATTTACTTGAACTGAACGAGCTTGTTCTTTCAATTGGCCTTCACGTTGATCGATAATTTGTTGTAATTGTGCAATTTCTTCTTTCAGTAAATCAATTTCTTCGTTTGTTGCCAGACGTTGATTTAATAATTCTGATGCACGATCTTCAGCTGCTGTAATTTCAGCTTGTACTTCTGCAAGCACAGCTGCTGCAGAATCAACACGATTAGATAGTTCGTTAACTTTCTGTTCTTGTTCTTCAATTTTATCAGTTAGTTCATCAGCAGATGCCGCATATGGCGCTACAAAAGTTGCTGAAAGGATTGAACTAGTTAAAATAAGAGTAGCAAGTTTCTTTTTCAAGTCGATTCCTCCGTTTTTCTTTACGCTTTATTTAAAACTTTAATGTTCATTTATATTTTTTTAAGAGTTTCTTTACTATTTTTCTCAACGTTGAAATCATATCACAGTTTATTTGTGAAAAATCACTTTTCGACAACTTGTAGCTGCTTTGTAACAGAACTGTAATGATAACCGACATATGTTTCAAATTCACTCGTAGTTAGAAATATCGGTGAGACTATATTGACTTTTTTTCTGTACTTGACTATACTGATTTCAATAATTAAAAACAATGATAAGCATTGAAGGAACGCAGTAGAAATAAGGTTTTGCATAATAGAGAGCCAGGATTGGTGGAAACTGGTACACCCTTATCTTGAATTACATTCCCGAGCTTCTTTTAAAAGCGCGTGACATACGATACATGTTAGAGTGGTTTCATTATTCATTTTTTAATGAAACAATTTGGGTGGTAACACGGTGAATAATCGTCCCTGATGAAGACAATTGTCTTTGTCAGGGATTTTTTTATTTATAAAATAAAGGAGATGCAACAATGGAAATGAGAAATATTATTGATGAATTACAATGGCGCGATGCGATTAACCAACAAACAGATGAGGAAGGTCTTCGTGAATTAATCGAAAAGAAAAGCATCGGATTGTATTGTGGAATCGATGCAACTGGATCCAGCATGCATATTGGGCACTTGATACCTTTCATGATTCTAAAAAGATTTCAGTTAGCTGGTCATAAGCCCGTTATTCTTATTGGTGGTGCAACTGGTTCAATTGGGGATCCAAGTGGGAAATCTGAAGAACGTACTTTGCAATCAGAAGAAACGGTTGCATATAATGCTGAACAAATTACAAAACAAATGAAAAATTTGTTTCGAGCTGGAGAAGAAGATTCTGAAATACGTTTAGTTAACAACTTGGATTGGACAAAAAATCTGTCTTTATTAGATTTTTTACGTGATTTTGGAAAGAATTTTAATATTAACACCATGCTTGCAAAAGACATTGTTGCAAGCCGCTTGGAAACAGGAATCTCGTTCACTGAATTCTCATACCAAATCCTTCAATCCATGGATTACTTGCACCTATACCGCAATTTGGATGTTCAATTACAAGTCGGCGGTGCAGACCAATGGGGTAATATTACAGCTGGACTAGAGCTTATTCGAAAAAAAGAAGGTGCAGAAGCAGAAGCCTTTGGATTAACAATTCCACTGATGTTAAAAGCAGATGGGACGAAATTTGGTAAGACTGCTGGCGGAGCAGTTTGGTTAGATCCAAAACAAACAACACCCTATGAATTTTACCAATTTTGGGTAAACCAAGACGACCGCGATGTTGTGAAATACTTAAAATTCTTTACCTTCTTAACGAAGGAAGAAATCAATGCTCTAGCAGAAAAAGTGGCAACAGAGCCTCATAAGCGTGAAGCACAAAAAACATTAGCTGCTGAAATGACAAAATTTGTTCACGGCGAAAAGTCATTAGAAGATGCATTAAAAATTACCGATGCATTATTTACGGGTGACGTTTCTCAACTTTCTGCTGATGAAATCGAACAAGGTTTCAAAAATATGCCTACATTTGAATCGGCTTTAACGGAACAAGAATTAGTTACTTGGTTAGTAGATACCGGTATTGAGCCTTCTCGCCGTCAATCCAGAGAAGATATTAAGAATGGT
Coding sequences:
- a CDS encoding C40 family peptidase, producing the protein MKKKLATLILTSSILSATFVAPYAASADELTDKIEEQEQKVNELSNRVDSAAAVLAEVQAEITAAEDRASELLNQRLATNEEIDLLKEEIAQLQQIIDQREGQLKEQARSVQVNGSNTNYMNFIFASESLTDLISRVDVVTTMVSANKDLVEQQVQDQQAVEDKKVESEEKLNDIMSMTYELEELKGQLEVKNIEQESALAALSAEKATAEEDRQRSIAEKEEADRRAAEEAERQRLAEEAAIAAAEAALLAEAEAAKAAEEAAQESVVEVASNQTPTVTAPTQTNNTTNTTVNTEVTTEVSQPSAPAPSTPVEKVEEKPAAPTISAPTGDVVSVAYKYLGVPYVWGGKTPSGFDCSGFTAYVFREAYGIEIGGWTGPQQYAGTQISVSQAQAGDLLFWGPKGSPYHVAIALGNGQYIHAPDEGGVVEVNSTQYFTPSFAVRVAR
- the tyrS gene encoding tyrosine--tRNA ligase yields the protein MRNIIDELQWRDAINQQTDEEGLRELIEKKSIGLYCGIDATGSSMHIGHLIPFMILKRFQLAGHKPVILIGGATGSIGDPSGKSEERTLQSEETVAYNAEQITKQMKNLFRAGEEDSEIRLVNNLDWTKNLSLLDFLRDFGKNFNINTMLAKDIVASRLETGISFTEFSYQILQSMDYLHLYRNLDVQLQVGGADQWGNITAGLELIRKKEGAEAEAFGLTIPLMLKADGTKFGKTAGGAVWLDPKQTTPYEFYQFWVNQDDRDVVKYLKFFTFLTKEEINALAEKVATEPHKREAQKTLAAEMTKFVHGEKSLEDALKITDALFTGDVSQLSADEIEQGFKNMPTFESALTEQELVTWLVDTGIEPSRRQSREDIKNGAISINGEKITDLEFVITAENSFENRFIIVRRGKKKYFLVKLV